The Thermus filiformis genome contains a region encoding:
- a CDS encoding DUF4212 domain-containing protein, with amino-acid sequence MNRLEEYWKANTSLIRNLLIVWAVVAYVLGILLAPALNGIRLFGGPPLGFWIAQQGSIYVFVVLIFVYAARMKALDREYGVED; translated from the coding sequence ATGAACCGGCTAGAGGAGTACTGGAAGGCCAACACGAGTCTCATCCGGAACCTGCTCATCGTTTGGGCGGTGGTGGCCTACGTGCTGGGCATTCTCCTTGCCCCCGCCCTGAACGGCATCCGCCTCTTCGGTGGGCCCCCTTTGGGCTTCTGGATCGCCCAGCAGGGGAGCATCTACGTTTTCGTCGTGCTGATCTTCGTCTACGCGGCGCGGATGAAGGCCCTGGACCGGGAGTACGGGGTTGAGGACTAG
- a CDS encoding acetate--CoA ligase, with product MVEKLLKGEERLWAPENVRQAANLKDFAEEYQRSLEDPEGFWGAWARRFHWEKPFERVLEWDLPEHRWFLGGLTNAVYNALDRNVARGLRNKLALLYLSEDGKEEKLTYGELLDRVRRFATALRALGVGKGDRVVIYMPLTLEGVIAMLATAYLGAIHSVVYAGLGVSALRERILDAGAKLLIAGDVTYRRGKAVDLRSIAEAAIEDLPLQVVWFQRAYQAELPPNHHDFQELLWSHRPEAEAEWVEAEHPLFILYTSGSTGKPKGVVHVHGGYMVGTTYHLRTFFDAKDEDVFWATSDIGWIVGHSYIVYAPLLEGLTSVLREGAPDHPDPGAFWKAVERYRVNVMFTAPTAVRMFMKYGPEWPRKYDLSSLRLVAVAGEPLNPEALRWAYAHLADEGRRGFVADNWWQTELGGPTLGTPLVLPAKPGYAGVALPGVEAAVYSEEGREVPRGQGGLLVLKRPFPHMMRTVWGNHERYLQYWRELPALVYVAGDVASQDEEGYFSVLGRADDVLNVAGHRIGTADVESALVSHPAVAEAAVIGVPDPLKGEAIKAFVVLRSGHAPSEELKENIVQHVRRELGPIATPQEVVFLDKLPKTRSGKILRRLLKAQELGKDPGDLSTLEE from the coding sequence ATGGTGGAAAAACTTCTTAAAGGCGAGGAAAGGCTTTGGGCGCCGGAAAACGTTCGGCAGGCGGCGAACCTCAAGGACTTCGCAGAGGAGTACCAAAGGAGCCTCGAGGACCCGGAGGGGTTCTGGGGGGCGTGGGCCCGGCGCTTTCACTGGGAGAAGCCCTTTGAGCGGGTCCTGGAGTGGGACCTCCCCGAGCACCGCTGGTTCCTGGGCGGCCTCACCAACGCGGTCTACAACGCCCTGGACCGGAACGTGGCCCGGGGCCTCCGGAACAAGCTGGCCCTCCTTTACCTCTCGGAGGACGGCAAGGAGGAGAAGCTCACCTACGGGGAGCTTTTGGACCGGGTCCGGCGCTTCGCCACCGCCCTTAGGGCCCTGGGGGTGGGCAAGGGGGACCGGGTGGTGATCTACATGCCCCTCACCCTCGAGGGGGTCATCGCCATGCTGGCCACCGCCTACCTGGGGGCGATCCACAGCGTGGTCTACGCCGGCCTGGGGGTCTCGGCCCTGAGGGAGCGGATCCTGGACGCGGGGGCCAAGCTCCTCATCGCCGGGGACGTGACCTACCGGCGGGGGAAGGCGGTGGACCTCCGCTCCATCGCCGAGGCGGCCATAGAGGACCTCCCCCTGCAGGTGGTATGGTTCCAGCGGGCCTACCAGGCCGAGCTTCCCCCGAACCATCACGACTTCCAGGAGCTCCTCTGGTCCCACCGGCCCGAGGCGGAGGCGGAGTGGGTGGAGGCGGAGCACCCCCTCTTCATCCTCTACACCTCCGGCTCCACCGGGAAGCCCAAGGGGGTGGTCCACGTCCACGGGGGGTACATGGTGGGGACCACCTACCACCTCCGCACCTTCTTTGACGCCAAGGACGAGGACGTCTTCTGGGCCACCAGCGACATCGGCTGGATCGTGGGCCACTCCTACATCGTCTACGCCCCCCTTCTGGAGGGCCTGACCAGCGTCCTGCGCGAGGGGGCCCCCGACCACCCCGACCCCGGGGCCTTCTGGAAGGCGGTGGAGCGCTACCGGGTGAACGTGATGTTCACCGCCCCTACGGCGGTGCGCATGTTCATGAAGTACGGCCCGGAGTGGCCGAGGAAGTACGACCTCTCCTCCTTGCGCCTCGTCGCCGTGGCCGGGGAGCCCCTGAACCCGGAGGCCCTCCGGTGGGCCTACGCCCACCTGGCGGACGAGGGGCGGCGGGGCTTCGTGGCGGACAACTGGTGGCAGACGGAGCTCGGGGGGCCCACCCTGGGCACCCCCCTGGTCCTCCCCGCCAAGCCCGGCTACGCCGGGGTGGCCCTCCCCGGGGTGGAGGCGGCGGTCTACAGCGAGGAGGGCCGGGAGGTACCCCGAGGCCAGGGGGGGCTTCTGGTCCTCAAGAGGCCCTTCCCCCACATGATGCGCACCGTCTGGGGCAACCACGAGCGCTACCTCCAGTACTGGCGGGAGCTTCCGGCCCTGGTCTACGTGGCGGGGGACGTGGCCAGCCAGGACGAGGAGGGGTACTTCAGCGTCCTGGGCCGTGCGGACGACGTCTTGAACGTGGCCGGGCACCGGATCGGCACCGCGGACGTGGAAAGCGCCCTCGTCTCCCACCCCGCCGTGGCCGAGGCGGCGGTGATCGGCGTCCCCGACCCCCTGAAGGGGGAGGCCATCAAGGCCTTCGTGGTCCTAAGGTCCGGGCACGCTCCCTCGGAGGAGCTGAAGGAGAACATCGTCCAGCACGTGCGCCGGGAGCTGGGGCCCATCGCCACCCCCCAGGAGGTCGTCTTCCTGGACAAGCTCCCCAAGACCCGCTCCGGCAAGATCCTGAGGCGGCTTCTCAAGGCCCAGGAGCTGGGGAAGGACCCCGGGGACCTGTCCACGCTCGAGGAGTAA
- a CDS encoding AMP-binding protein: MPRRLSTAQQALKVLAYLMAHPEGVVAQEVARLLGKSLTTAYALLNSLVEEGFAEKTERGYRPRLAQARETGLEEALEELYLRTRERCYLVLLGPEGPTLLTRGRQGQPHPLGEALPPEWHALALGKVLLAFGARAPGPLAPRTPYTLTDPLALEEELARVRESGLAVEMEEYALGLSGLAAPLFGPRGELLGALGVVIPSRRFPFAFTRLARALSEVARVAPHLPAPTPPPKPPSLPAPAPSLVLEPPEPLRTQANLPDYPRAYRESLRDPEGFWGAWAEGFVWTEKWREVFSQEGGWFAGGRTNIALNALDRHLPERRNQVALITLDGEGRLEKWTYGELQELSARLAGRLRALGVRTGDKVAVYLPTGLEAALTLLALARLGAVHVALPVGLGAVPLRERLLDLKPRLLVAADAYFRRGQPVPLRPVVEEATRGLDLPVLWHRRSSSEFLEEALEGPPLDPEPVPANHPLFALYTSGSTGKPKGVVHVHGGYMVGVSWHLRHFYDLKPGEVFHTTADLSWIVGHSFGLYAPLLLGGTVFLSEDRPDHPSPAAFYQRMRALGVDVLLTSPTFLRALRQSGEARPTRLRLVYSVGEHLAPEVLLWSRAHLAHTVDHWWQTELGAPALGTPLTLPLKPGYAGVPLPGVEARVVDGLGQVLPPGEKGHLVLLRPFPSMAQSFLDGRPLFQGGVYWTGDLAEMDEEGYFRLLGRSDEEIKLGEHRFGTAELESALLTHPQVAEAAAVGVPGEEGEEVVLFVVPRRELPEEVKPLLAEKLRLHLMAQLGPLARAKRVEFVPSLPRTKSGKILRRLLKAQLMGLDPGDVSSLEDEYGGKTS; encoded by the coding sequence ATGCCCCGGCGCCTCTCCACCGCCCAGCAAGCCCTGAAGGTCCTGGCCTACCTGATGGCCCACCCCGAGGGGGTGGTGGCCCAGGAGGTGGCCCGGCTTTTGGGCAAGAGCCTGACCACCGCCTACGCCTTGCTCAACAGCCTGGTGGAGGAGGGCTTCGCGGAGAAGACCGAGCGGGGCTACCGGCCCAGGCTGGCCCAGGCCCGGGAGACCGGGCTGGAGGAGGCCCTGGAGGAGCTCTACCTGAGGACCCGGGAGCGCTGCTACCTGGTCCTCCTGGGCCCCGAGGGGCCCACCCTCCTCACCCGGGGCCGCCAAGGCCAGCCCCACCCTCTGGGGGAGGCCCTGCCCCCGGAGTGGCACGCCCTGGCCCTGGGGAAGGTCCTCCTGGCCTTCGGGGCCCGGGCCCCGGGGCCCCTGGCCCCCCGCACCCCCTACACCCTCACCGACCCCTTAGCCCTGGAGGAGGAGCTGGCCCGGGTGCGGGAGAGCGGCCTGGCGGTGGAGATGGAGGAGTACGCCCTCGGCCTCTCCGGCCTGGCCGCCCCCCTGTTCGGGCCTCGAGGGGAGCTTCTGGGGGCCCTGGGGGTGGTCATCCCCAGCCGCCGCTTCCCCTTCGCCTTCACCCGGTTGGCCCGGGCCCTCTCCGAGGTGGCCCGGGTGGCCCCCCACCTCCCCGCCCCCACCCCGCCCCCAAAACCCCCCTCCCTGCCCGCCCCGGCCCCCTCCTTGGTCCTGGAGCCCCCGGAACCCCTGAGGACCCAGGCCAACCTCCCGGACTACCCCCGGGCCTACCGGGAAAGCCTGAGGGACCCGGAGGGGTTCTGGGGGGCGTGGGCCGAGGGCTTCGTCTGGACAGAAAAGTGGCGGGAGGTCTTCTCCCAGGAGGGGGGCTGGTTCGCCGGGGGGCGGACGAACATCGCCCTGAACGCCCTGGACCGGCACCTGCCCGAGCGGCGGAACCAGGTGGCCCTCATCACCCTGGACGGGGAGGGGCGGCTGGAGAAGTGGACCTACGGGGAGCTCCAGGAGCTCTCCGCCCGGCTCGCGGGCAGGCTCAGGGCCCTGGGGGTGCGAACGGGGGACAAGGTGGCGGTCTACCTGCCCACCGGCCTCGAGGCCGCCCTCACCCTCCTGGCCCTGGCCCGGCTGGGAGCGGTCCACGTGGCCCTGCCCGTGGGCCTGGGGGCGGTCCCCTTGCGGGAGCGGCTTTTAGACCTCAAGCCCCGGCTTCTGGTGGCGGCGGACGCCTACTTCCGCCGGGGCCAGCCCGTCCCCTTGCGGCCCGTGGTGGAGGAGGCCACCCGGGGCCTGGACCTCCCCGTCCTCTGGCACCGCCGGAGCTCGAGCGAGTTCCTAGAGGAGGCCCTGGAGGGCCCGCCCCTGGACCCCGAGCCCGTGCCGGCCAACCACCCCCTCTTCGCCCTCTACACCTCCGGCTCCACGGGAAAGCCCAAGGGGGTGGTCCACGTCCACGGGGGGTACATGGTGGGGGTGAGCTGGCACCTCCGCCACTTCTACGACCTGAAGCCGGGGGAGGTCTTCCACACCACCGCCGACCTCTCCTGGATCGTGGGCCACTCCTTCGGCCTCTACGCCCCCCTCCTTCTGGGGGGGACCGTCTTCCTCTCGGAGGACCGGCCCGACCACCCGAGCCCCGCCGCCTTCTACCAGAGGATGCGCGCCTTGGGGGTGGACGTCCTCCTCACGAGCCCCACCTTCCTCAGGGCCCTCAGGCAAAGCGGGGAGGCCCGGCCCACCCGGCTTAGGCTCGTCTACAGCGTGGGGGAGCACCTGGCCCCTGAGGTCCTCCTCTGGAGCCGGGCCCACCTGGCCCACACCGTGGACCACTGGTGGCAGACGGAGCTGGGGGCCCCCGCCCTCGGCACCCCCCTCACCCTTCCCCTGAAGCCGGGGTACGCGGGGGTCCCCCTGCCGGGGGTGGAGGCCCGGGTGGTGGACGGCCTGGGCCAGGTCCTCCCCCCCGGGGAAAAGGGGCACCTGGTCCTCCTCCGCCCCTTCCCCTCCATGGCCCAAAGCTTCCTGGACGGCCGCCCCCTCTTCCAAGGGGGGGTCTACTGGACCGGGGACCTGGCGGAGATGGACGAGGAGGGGTACTTCCGCCTCCTGGGCCGGAGCGACGAGGAGATCAAGCTGGGGGAGCACCGCTTCGGCACCGCGGAGCTGGAAAGCGCCCTCCTCACCCACCCCCAGGTGGCGGAGGCGGCCGCGGTGGGGGTGCCGGGGGAGGAGGGGGAGGAGGTGGTCCTTTTCGTGGTGCCCCGGCGGGAGCTCCCCGAGGAGGTCAAGCCCCTCCTGGCGGAGAAGCTCCGCCTCCACCTCATGGCCCAGCTGGGGCCCTTGGCCAGGGCGAAGCGGGTGGAGTTTGTCCCAAGCCTCCCCCGGACCAAAAGCGGCAAGATCCTTCGGCGGCTCCTGAAGGCCCAGCTTATGGGCCTGGACCCCGGGGACGTGTCCAGTCTGGAGGACGAGTATGGTGGAAAAACTTCTTAA
- the acs gene encoding acetate--CoA ligase codes for MQERIEALLKEERVFYPSEEFKRQAHIKSEEEYERLYRESLEDPEGFWGRVASELHWFEPPKKVLEGDLPHPKWFVGGRLNLSYNALDRHVQTWRRNKAALIWEGEPGEERVLTYYDLWREVQRFANVLKRLGVRKGDRVTIYLPMIPEAVIAMLATVRIGAVHSVVFGGFSASALAERIKDAEAKVLITADGGYRRGGIVPLKQNADEALQDAPSVQHVVVVRRTGEEVPMLPGRDHWWHELMEAASDRCEAEPMEAEEPLFILYTSGSTGKPKGVLHTTGGYGVYTYYTTKLIFDLKDEDVYWCTADVGWITGHSYIVYGPLMNGATVVMYEGAPNWPEPDRFWRIVDKYGVTILYTAPTAIRSFMKWGEQWPLKHRLDSLRLLGSVGEPINPEAWLWYYRVIGKGRCPIVDTWWQTETGGIMITTLPGVHPMKPGHAGKPFFGVKPEILDAEGKPVQNPEEGGHLVIERPWPSMLRTVWGDPDRFIKQYFSQHPGKYFTGDGAKRDADGYYMILGRVDDVLNVAGHRLGTMELESALVAHPAVAEAAVVGRPDPIKGEAIVAFVTLKEGFAPSDALKDELKAHVAKLIGPIARPDEVRFTDALPKTRSGKIMRRLLRQIAAGEQEIKGDTSTLEDQRVVEKLKEGA; via the coding sequence ATGCAGGAGAGGATAGAGGCGCTTCTGAAGGAGGAGCGGGTCTTTTACCCCAGCGAGGAGTTCAAGAGGCAGGCCCACATCAAGAGCGAGGAGGAGTACGAGCGGCTCTACCGGGAAAGCCTCGAGGACCCCGAGGGGTTCTGGGGCCGGGTGGCCTCGGAGCTCCACTGGTTTGAGCCCCCTAAGAAGGTCCTCGAGGGGGACCTGCCCCACCCCAAGTGGTTCGTGGGCGGGCGGCTCAACCTCTCCTACAACGCCCTGGACCGGCACGTCCAGACCTGGCGGCGCAACAAGGCGGCCCTCATCTGGGAAGGGGAGCCGGGGGAGGAGCGGGTCCTCACCTACTACGACCTCTGGCGGGAGGTGCAGCGTTTCGCCAACGTCCTGAAGCGCCTGGGGGTCAGGAAGGGCGACCGGGTCACCATCTACCTCCCCATGATTCCCGAGGCGGTTATCGCCATGCTGGCCACCGTGCGCATCGGGGCGGTCCACTCCGTGGTCTTCGGCGGCTTCTCGGCGAGCGCCTTGGCGGAGCGGATCAAGGACGCGGAGGCCAAGGTGCTCATCACCGCGGACGGGGGGTACCGCCGGGGCGGGATCGTCCCCCTGAAGCAGAACGCGGACGAGGCGCTCCAGGACGCCCCCAGCGTCCAGCACGTGGTGGTGGTGCGGCGGACCGGGGAGGAGGTGCCCATGCTCCCGGGCCGGGACCACTGGTGGCACGAGCTCATGGAGGCCGCCTCGGACCGCTGCGAGGCCGAGCCCATGGAGGCGGAGGAGCCCCTTTTCATCCTCTACACCTCCGGCTCCACCGGGAAGCCCAAGGGGGTCCTGCACACCACCGGGGGCTACGGGGTCTACACCTACTACACCACCAAGCTGATCTTTGACCTCAAGGACGAGGACGTCTACTGGTGCACCGCGGACGTGGGCTGGATCACCGGCCACTCCTACATCGTCTACGGCCCCCTCATGAACGGGGCCACGGTGGTGATGTACGAGGGGGCCCCCAACTGGCCCGAGCCCGACCGGTTCTGGCGCATCGTGGACAAGTACGGGGTGACCATCCTCTACACCGCCCCCACCGCCATCCGGAGCTTCATGAAGTGGGGGGAGCAGTGGCCGCTTAAACACCGCCTGGACTCCTTGAGGCTTCTTGGGAGCGTGGGCGAGCCCATCAACCCCGAGGCCTGGCTCTGGTACTACCGGGTGATCGGGAAGGGGCGCTGCCCCATCGTGGACACCTGGTGGCAGACGGAGACCGGCGGCATCATGATCACCACCCTGCCCGGGGTGCACCCCATGAAGCCCGGGCACGCGGGCAAGCCCTTCTTCGGGGTCAAGCCCGAGATCTTGGATGCGGAGGGGAAGCCGGTCCAAAACCCCGAGGAGGGCGGCCACCTGGTGATTGAAAGGCCCTGGCCCAGCATGCTCCGCACCGTCTGGGGCGACCCGGACCGGTTCATCAAGCAGTACTTCAGCCAGCACCCTGGCAAGTACTTCACCGGGGACGGGGCCAAGCGCGACGCGGACGGGTACTACATGATCCTGGGCCGGGTGGACGACGTTTTGAACGTGGCCGGGCACCGCCTGGGCACCATGGAGCTCGAGTCCGCCCTGGTGGCCCACCCCGCGGTGGCCGAGGCGGCGGTGGTGGGCAGGCCCGACCCCATCAAGGGCGAGGCCATCGTGGCCTTCGTGACCCTGAAGGAGGGGTTCGCCCCCTCGGACGCCCTCAAGGACGAGCTCAAGGCCCACGTGGCCAAGCTGATCGGCCCCATCGCCCGTCCCGACGAGGTCCGCTTCACGGACGCCCTGCCCAAGACCCGCTCCGGCAAGATCATGCGCCGCCTCCTGCGCCAGATCGCCGCCGGGGAGCAGGAGATCAAGGGGGACACCTCCACCCTCGAGGACCAGAGGGTGGTGGAGAAGCTCAAGGAGGGGGCTTGA
- a CDS encoding nuclear transport factor 2 family protein yields the protein MEGEAELWDFLEKHLKSIYEGDWATYQATTHEELSLYEWFVTPHRLDGLPFHRFMVEKRWATGGRPYRLDLLEKRLQRYGEVAIFSYTLLLTLEGEGGLEHRAVNESRVAVRFPEGWKVVHVHKSPAG from the coding sequence ATGGAAGGCGAAGCCGAGCTTTGGGACTTTTTGGAGAAACACCTTAAGAGCATCTACGAGGGGGACTGGGCCACCTACCAGGCCACCACCCACGAGGAGCTCTCCCTCTACGAGTGGTTCGTCACCCCCCACCGGCTGGACGGGCTTCCCTTCCACCGCTTCATGGTGGAGAAGCGCTGGGCCACCGGGGGAAGGCCCTACCGGCTGGACCTCCTGGAGAAGCGGCTCCAGCGCTACGGGGAGGTGGCCATCTTCAGCTACACCCTCCTCCTCACCCTCGAGGGCGAAGGGGGGCTGGAGCACCGGGCGGTGAACGAGAGCCGGGTGGCGGTGCGCTTCCCCGAGGGATGGAAGGTGGTCCACGTGCACAAGAGCCCGGCGGGTTGA
- a CDS encoding acyl-CoA mutase large subunit family protein → MEGLFESLPPEYQKKLGRPGEYPFTRGIYPRMYLDRLWTMRQYAGFSTAEESNARYRYLLSQGQTGLSVAFDLPTQLGLDPDHPMSVGEVGRVGVSIATLEDMRRLFQGIPLDRVSTSMTINAPAMMLLALYLLVAEEQGVPWDKVSGTVQNDILKEYFARGTYIYPPGPSMRLVTDIFEFCAQHVPRWNTISISGYHIREAGSTAAQEIAFTLADGKAYVRAALERGLEVDAFAPRLSFFFAAHGDIFEEAAKFRAARRLWARIMREEFGAKDPKSWMLRFHTQTGGSTLTAQEPLNNVVRTAYQALAAVLGGTQSLHTNAYDEALGLPTEKSALLALRTQQILAYESGVTRAVDPLGGSFYVEHLTEELEKEAERLIAEIDALGGAVAAVEAGYFQRAIEESAWRFQKEVEEEKRIIVGVNRFFDPNSPLNEPVPVQRIDPELHEKRKQELARFKKERDGESVRIGLEELRRAARGQENLFPYVLEAFRRRATLGEVCGVLREEWGEYQPPR, encoded by the coding sequence ATGGAGGGCCTGTTTGAGTCCCTGCCCCCGGAGTACCAGAAGAAGCTGGGCCGGCCGGGAGAGTACCCCTTTACCCGGGGCATCTACCCCCGGATGTACCTGGACCGGCTCTGGACCATGCGCCAGTACGCGGGCTTCTCCACCGCCGAGGAGTCCAACGCCCGCTACCGATACCTCCTCTCCCAAGGCCAGACCGGGCTCTCCGTGGCCTTTGACCTCCCCACCCAGCTGGGCCTGGACCCGGACCACCCCATGAGCGTGGGGGAGGTGGGGCGGGTGGGGGTGTCCATCGCCACCCTCGAGGACATGCGCCGCCTCTTCCAGGGCATCCCCCTGGACCGGGTCTCCACCAGCATGACCATCAACGCCCCGGCCATGATGCTCCTCGCCCTCTACCTCTTGGTGGCCGAGGAACAGGGCGTACCCTGGGACAAGGTCTCGGGAACGGTGCAGAACGACATCCTCAAGGAGTACTTCGCCCGGGGCACCTACATCTATCCTCCGGGCCCCTCCATGCGCCTGGTCACCGACATCTTTGAGTTCTGCGCCCAGCACGTCCCCCGGTGGAACACGATCAGCATCTCCGGTTACCACATCCGCGAGGCGGGCTCCACGGCGGCCCAGGAGATCGCCTTCACCCTGGCGGACGGGAAGGCCTACGTGCGGGCGGCCCTGGAGCGGGGGCTCGAGGTGGACGCCTTCGCCCCCAGGCTCAGCTTCTTCTTCGCCGCCCACGGCGACATCTTTGAGGAGGCGGCCAAGTTCCGGGCGGCCCGGAGGCTATGGGCCCGGATCATGCGGGAGGAGTTCGGGGCCAAGGACCCCAAAAGCTGGATGCTCCGCTTCCACACCCAGACCGGCGGGTCCACCCTCACCGCCCAGGAGCCCCTGAACAACGTGGTGCGCACCGCCTACCAGGCCCTGGCGGCGGTGCTCGGGGGGACGCAGAGCCTCCACACCAACGCCTACGACGAGGCCCTGGGCCTGCCCACGGAGAAGAGCGCCCTCCTCGCCCTGCGCACCCAGCAGATCCTGGCCTACGAGAGCGGGGTCACCCGGGCGGTGGACCCTCTGGGGGGGAGCTTCTACGTGGAGCACCTCACGGAGGAGCTGGAGAAGGAGGCAGAGAGGCTCATCGCCGAGATAGACGCCCTGGGGGGCGCGGTGGCGGCGGTGGAGGCGGGCTACTTCCAACGGGCGATCGAGGAGTCCGCCTGGCGGTTCCAGAAGGAGGTGGAGGAGGAAAAGCGCATCATCGTGGGGGTGAACCGCTTCTTTGACCCCAATAGCCCCCTCAACGAGCCCGTCCCCGTGCAGCGGATTGACCCCGAGCTCCACGAGAAGCGGAAGCAGGAGCTCGCCCGCTTCAAAAAGGAGCGGGACGGGGAAAGCGTCCGGATCGGTCTGGAAGAGCTGCGCCGGGCGGCCAGGGGCCAGGAGAACCTCTTCCCTTACGTGCTGGAGGCCTTCCGCCGCCGGGCCACCCTGGGGGAGGTCTGCGGCGTGCTGCGGGAGGAGTGGGGGGAGTACCAGCCCCCCCGCTAG
- a CDS encoding winged helix-turn-helix transcriptional regulator encodes MPPSRLSRKVLRVVSRRGSFEVLAALAQGPVRFSDLEARLGMAPRTLSERLREFAALGLVRREAFSEVPPRVEYALTPRGRKILDFFEAMDSVLEGEE; translated from the coding sequence ATGCCTCCTTCGCGACTTTCCCGCAAGGTCCTGAGGGTGGTCTCCCGCCGGGGCTCCTTTGAGGTTCTGGCCGCCTTGGCCCAGGGGCCGGTGCGCTTCTCCGACCTCGAGGCCCGGCTGGGCATGGCCCCGAGGACGCTCTCCGAGCGGCTCAGGGAGTTCGCCGCCTTGGGCCTCGTCCGCCGGGAGGCCTTTTCCGAGGTGCCGCCTCGGGTAGAATACGCCTTGACCCCTCGGGGGAGGAAGATTCTGGACTTCTTTGAGGCGATGGATTCGGTCCTGGAGGGAGAAGAGTGA
- the minD gene encoding septum site-determining protein MinD, translating to MKAKAIVVTSGKGGVGKTTTTANLGAALAKLGEKVAVIDVDVGLRNLDVVMGLEGRVVFDLIDVLEGRAKPRQALIRDKRVENLYLLPASQTKDKEALDPEGFRALVAHLLSEEGFDRVLIDSPAGIERGFQTAATPAEGALVVVNPEVSSVRDADRIIGLLEAREIRENFLVINRLRPKMVAKGDMLSVEDVVEILALRPIGIIPEDENVLISTNQGEPLVLKGTSPAALAFLDTARRIRGEEVPFRSLEASPGFLGVLRRLFGGG from the coding sequence GTGAAAGCCAAAGCGATCGTGGTGACCTCTGGAAAGGGCGGGGTGGGGAAGACCACCACCACCGCCAACCTGGGCGCGGCCCTCGCCAAGCTCGGGGAGAAGGTGGCGGTCATTGACGTGGACGTGGGGCTTCGCAACCTGGACGTGGTCATGGGCCTGGAGGGCCGGGTGGTCTTTGACCTCATCGACGTGCTCGAGGGGCGGGCCAAACCCCGCCAGGCCCTGATCCGGGACAAGCGGGTGGAGAACCTTTACCTCCTGCCCGCCTCCCAGACCAAGGACAAGGAGGCTTTGGACCCGGAGGGGTTCCGGGCCCTCGTGGCCCACCTCCTCTCGGAGGAGGGGTTTGACCGGGTCCTTATAGACTCCCCCGCGGGGATTGAGCGGGGCTTCCAGACCGCCGCCACCCCGGCCGAAGGGGCCTTGGTGGTGGTGAACCCCGAGGTCTCCAGCGTCCGCGACGCGGACCGGATCATCGGCCTTCTGGAGGCGCGGGAGATCCGGGAGAACTTCCTGGTGATCAACCGCCTGCGCCCCAAGATGGTGGCCAAGGGGGACATGCTCTCGGTGGAGGACGTGGTGGAGATCCTGGCCCTCAGGCCCATCGGCATCATCCCCGAGGACGAGAATGTCCTCATCTCCACCAACCAGGGCGAGCCCTTGGTCCTCAAGGGGACGAGCCCCGCCGCCTTGGCCTTCCTGGACACGGCCCGCAGGATCCGGGGGGAGGAGGTGCCCTTCCGGAGCCTCGAGGCCTCCCCGGGCTTTTTAGGCGTGCTCCGGCGCCTCTTCGGGGGTGGGTGA
- the minE gene encoding cell division topological specificity factor MinE: MWWRRKSKDKAKERLKLVLAYDRASLSPGLVEALKQDLLEVLKRYFPAHEEGLSVALEERGGRMVLIADIPLQG, encoded by the coding sequence ATGTGGTGGCGTAGGAAGAGCAAGGACAAGGCGAAGGAGAGGCTCAAGCTCGTTCTGGCCTACGACCGGGCGAGCCTTTCCCCGGGGCTGGTGGAGGCCCTGAAGCAGGACCTGCTCGAGGTCCTCAAGCGCTACTTCCCCGCCCACGAGGAGGGGCTTTCCGTGGCCCTGGAGGAGCGGGGGGGGCGGATGGTCCTCATCGCCGACATCCCCTTGCAAGGATGA